The Klebsiella africana sequence CATCACCGCCACCGGCGATACCCTGGACCATGCGGAGAGCAAAATCCGCCAGCAGGCCGCCCGCGAGGGCGCAACCGCCTATCGCATTACTGAAGCGCGAATGGGCAACAAAGTGCATATCACGGCGAAAATCGCGGACTAAACCACCGGCGCCAGGCTCAGGGATGAGCTGCCGCCTGCCCGCGCGGCAGGTCAGGCGCTCATTTTTTCCCGCCGACGATCGCGGCCCGGCGGCGCGCCATACAGGCGAGCATACTCCCGGGTAAACTGCGACACACTGATATAGCCCACCTCCCCGGCAGCCTGCGCGATACTCATGCCTTCCGCCAGCATCAGGCGGCGGGCGTGGATCAGGCGCAACTGCTTCTGAAACTGCAGCGGTGACAGCGT is a genomic window containing:
- a CDS encoding YdgH/BhsA/McbA family protein, which encodes MNKLIPLIVLSCLLPLAANARTITATGDTLDHAESKIRQQAAREGATAYRITEARMGNKVHITAKIAD